A DNA window from Daucus carota subsp. sativus chromosome 3, DH1 v3.0, whole genome shotgun sequence contains the following coding sequences:
- the LOC108213178 gene encoding uncharacterized protein LOC108213178 — translation MSRKMDDDHRRRRRFGEVAGGATAECAVMCCCIPVAIVNLLVLAVYKVPAGIGRKVWRRRKKERLLRRRREDVGENFGENFGSGSDVSDAFGEGGGLDFGDSEMWDELYGTGFWRVPSQKGEEEEIGVELKI, via the coding sequence ATGAGCCGGAAGATGGACGACGATCATCGCCGGCGGCGGAGATTCGGAGAAGTCGCCGGTGGAGCGACGGCGGAGTGCGCGGTGATGTGCTGCTGCATACCGGTGGCGATCGTCAATCTTCTGGTCCTCGCGGTGTACAAAGTGCCGGCGGGGATAGGGAGGAAGgtgtggaggaggaggaagaagGAGCGGCTGCTGAGGAGGCGGCGCGAGGATGTCGGCGAAAACTTCGGCGAGAATTTCGGGAGCGGGTCGGACGTTTCGGACGCGTTCGGGGAGGGCGGGGGTTTGGATTTTGGGGATAGCGAGATGTGGGATGAGCTGTACGGGACGGGGTTCTGGAGAGTTCCGTCGCAgaaaggagaagaagaagagattGGGGTTgagttgaaaatttga